In Limibacter armeniacum, a single window of DNA contains:
- the azu gene encoding azurin, giving the protein MKITLITSILCVGATILVSCNNKDKKHDVGAKANVSTTEKRKNVLENDTIRVTVNSNDKMQFDKSKIVVGEYSTVVLTLNHTGKMPVTAMGHNFVLLGKGTQISDFARDAIQAKESQYIPSSQKKNIIAYTDLIGGGETSTITFKAPIKGTYDFICSFPGHYSIMKGKFIVE; this is encoded by the coding sequence ATGAAAATCACTCTTATCACTTCAATACTTTGTGTTGGGGCTACTATTCTTGTCTCTTGTAATAATAAAGACAAGAAGCATGATGTAGGTGCAAAGGCCAATGTATCGACAACTGAAAAAAGAAAAAATGTGCTTGAAAATGATACTATAAGGGTTACTGTAAACTCTAATGATAAAATGCAGTTTGATAAATCCAAGATAGTAGTTGGTGAGTATAGTACGGTTGTATTAACACTCAATCATACAGGGAAAATGCCAGTAACAGCAATGGGACACAATTTTGTGCTATTGGGTAAGGGTACACAAATTTCAGACTTTGCAAGGGATGCAATTCAGGCAAAAGAAAGCCAATATATACCATCTAGTCAAAAAAAGAATATAATAGCCTATACAGATTTGATTGGAGGTGGTGAAACTTCTACTATAACTTTTAAGGCTCCAATAAAAGGGACTTATGACTTTATTTGTTCATTTCCGGGTCATTACTCAATAATGAAAGGTAAGTTTATTGTGGAATAA